From a single Pyxicephalus adspersus chromosome 11, UCB_Pads_2.0, whole genome shotgun sequence genomic region:
- the DRAXIN gene encoding draxin: MASCYSCFLLLVLIMNSLMGTEALEPRAKRRRVSDKYGEDVWLHQHHDRPHRRLGLAKKERTHGGEEVKASLLQVGDMGQLGTLKQDRLQSFELPYSQRENQPPGTHTKGRKHNKEQRRPNQKERVKQHKVRAFEAEPSGLLKEDLSLREPTRSTHVEMSSSSSGAEPLSSTAEPMFIKEQPTAMVEAPRRAKSGKKGGEVMPTLDMTMFDWTDYEDLKPDTWPSPKRGKQREKLNATSLAEEEPCDHHLDCLPGSCCDLREHLCKPHNRGLNNKCYDDCMCTEGLRCYSKFHRNQRVTRKKGRCVDPESINKDQGSFISV; the protein is encoded by the exons ATGGCGTCTTGCTACAGCTGCTTCCTCCTGTTGGTTTTAATTATGAATTCCTTGATGGGCACAGAGGCATTGGAGCCCAGAGCCAAGCGGCGTAGAGTCTCCGACAAGTACGGCGAGGATGTCTGGCTTCACCAGCACCACGACAGGCCACACCGGAGGTTGGGGCTGGCTAAGAAGGAGAGGACTCACGGTGGGGAGGAGGTTAAGGCTTCCCTGCTCCAGGTGGGGGACATGGGGCAGCTCGGGACTCTGAAACAAGACAGGTTGCAAAGTTTTGAACTTCCTTACAGTCAGAGGGAAAATCAGCCACCGGGGACACACACGAAGGGACGCAAACATAACAAGGAGCAAAGGCGGCCAAATCAGAAGGAACGGGTAAAGCAGCACAAAG TGAGAGCCTTTGAAGCTGAGCCCAGCGGCCTTTTGAAAGAAGATTTAAGCCTCCGCGAGCCCACTCGTTCCACCCATGTGGAGATGTCTTCCAGTTCTTCAGGCGCCGAGCCTCTATCCAGCACAGCCGAGCCCATGTTTAttaaggagcagcccacagccatgGTGGAAGCCCCTCGCCGCGCTAAG TCTGGGAAGAAGGGGGGAGAGGTGATGCCAACACTGGATATGACCATGTTTGACTGGACAGATTATGAAGACCTGAAGCCGGATACCTGGCCATCACCCAAAAGAG GTAAACAAAGAGAAAAGCTGAATGCAACCTCGTTGGCCGAGGAGGAGCCATGTGATCACCATCTAGACTGTTTGCCAG GATCGTGCTGTGACCTGAGGGAACACCTCTGCAAACCGCACAACCGCGGCCTCAACAACAAGTGCTACGATGACTGCATGTGCACAGAAG GTCTCCGCTGCTACTCCAAATTCCACCGCAATCAAAG